In Chitinophaga nivalis, a single genomic region encodes these proteins:
- a CDS encoding glycoside hydrolase family 95 protein codes for MKHTLHVLLLSLLSWGAAAQLPAPLKLWYTAPAAKWMEALPVGNGRLGAMVYGHPQAEIIQINEQTLWGGTPYNDANPNSLRVLDSVRSLLFAGKPAAAQQLATPNMVAVNAENSDQLAARFRSYQTLMNLHIRYGDRPISAYKRELDLTTGVAVSRFTTDGVTYTQEVFASAPANVIVVKVKADKPRRLQAVLYLDRPDTKDTLVRYKDATTTVWEGNKLLLQGQIQDMQEKENRGPVGKHMRFAGVVTVQQQGGRLQASGDSLVVTAADELVLFIDGATNYNAPKLSLDELVSPVAVLQQAIKKYSQLRYDQLKAAHIKDHSAFMNRVTFSLADTTTDKPTDARLAAVKQGAYDAHLTMLLFQYGRYLLLGSSRRPGVLPANLQGIWNNHINAPWESDFHTNINLQMNYWQAESGNLPETVAPLSAFMSRIREQGRITARKMYGARGWVMHHATDAFGKTGLQNQMYYGTFPMASAWMCMHLWDHYDFTRNRRYLADTAYPIMHEHALFIKDFLVKGPEGYLVTAPAYSPENWYKDPATGEAQSLTYGPTMDNQIIREFLERYITAAHILKKDVAFADSMQQVMAQLPPTRLGKDGRILEWIKPYEEEDPGHRHISHLFSLYPGTGINAATPALFAGARATLAYRLAHGGGHTGWSRAWIINFYARLKDGEKVFENIQALFRKSIYTNLFDDHPPFQIDGNFGSAAGITEALLQSGREGIELLPALPAAWQEGAIKGIRARGGFEVDIAWKNNRLTRAAIRSFTGEPVTVTYKGKSVVVQPAKGAVVQVAQQLGIQ; via the coding sequence ATGAAACATACACTGCATGTCCTGCTGCTATCGCTGCTGTCATGGGGAGCTGCTGCCCAGCTTCCTGCTCCGTTGAAATTATGGTATACTGCGCCCGCTGCAAAGTGGATGGAAGCCTTGCCCGTAGGTAATGGCCGCCTGGGCGCCATGGTGTACGGACATCCGCAGGCAGAGATCATCCAGATAAATGAACAAACCCTGTGGGGCGGTACCCCATACAACGACGCCAATCCGAACAGTCTGCGGGTATTGGATAGTGTCAGAAGTCTTTTGTTTGCCGGCAAACCGGCTGCAGCCCAGCAACTGGCCACCCCCAATATGGTGGCAGTAAATGCGGAAAACAGCGATCAGCTGGCTGCCCGCTTCCGGTCCTATCAGACCCTCATGAACCTGCATATACGTTATGGCGATCGCCCTATCAGTGCCTATAAACGGGAGCTGGACCTGACAACAGGTGTGGCGGTGAGTCGTTTTACCACTGACGGGGTTACCTATACCCAGGAAGTATTTGCCTCAGCGCCGGCCAATGTGATCGTCGTGAAAGTAAAAGCTGATAAGCCGCGCAGGCTGCAGGCCGTGTTATACCTGGATCGTCCGGATACAAAAGATACCCTGGTTCGTTATAAAGATGCGACTACCACCGTGTGGGAGGGCAATAAATTATTACTGCAGGGACAAATCCAGGATATGCAGGAAAAAGAAAACCGGGGTCCGGTAGGTAAACATATGCGTTTCGCGGGTGTGGTGACGGTGCAGCAACAAGGCGGCCGCTTACAGGCATCCGGCGATAGCCTGGTGGTAACCGCTGCAGATGAGCTGGTACTGTTTATTGACGGGGCTACCAACTACAATGCGCCAAAGCTCTCACTGGATGAACTCGTATCGCCGGTAGCTGTATTGCAGCAGGCCATAAAAAAGTATAGCCAACTCCGTTACGACCAGCTGAAAGCAGCCCATATCAAAGACCACAGTGCTTTCATGAACCGGGTTACTTTCTCTCTGGCAGATACCACTACAGACAAACCTACTGATGCAAGACTGGCTGCCGTAAAACAAGGCGCCTACGATGCTCACCTGACCATGTTGCTGTTCCAGTATGGCCGTTACCTGCTGCTGGGCAGTTCCCGGCGGCCGGGTGTATTGCCTGCCAATCTGCAGGGCATCTGGAACAATCATATCAATGCCCCCTGGGAATCTGATTTCCATACCAACATTAACCTGCAGATGAATTACTGGCAGGCGGAATCAGGCAACCTGCCGGAAACCGTGGCGCCACTGAGTGCTTTTATGAGCCGCATCCGGGAGCAGGGGCGTATCACTGCCCGCAAAATGTATGGCGCCCGGGGCTGGGTAATGCACCATGCCACCGATGCTTTCGGTAAAACAGGCCTGCAGAACCAGATGTATTATGGTACCTTCCCCATGGCCAGCGCCTGGATGTGTATGCACCTGTGGGATCACTATGATTTTACGCGCAACCGTCGTTATCTGGCAGATACTGCCTACCCCATCATGCATGAACATGCCCTCTTTATCAAAGATTTTCTGGTAAAAGGACCCGAAGGATACCTGGTAACCGCGCCGGCCTATTCACCGGAGAACTGGTATAAAGACCCGGCCACGGGTGAAGCGCAATCGCTCACCTATGGCCCCACGATGGATAACCAGATCATCCGGGAATTTCTGGAACGCTATATAACGGCAGCGCATATACTGAAAAAAGATGTGGCTTTTGCCGACAGTATGCAGCAGGTGATGGCACAGCTGCCGCCTACCCGCCTGGGTAAGGATGGCCGTATCCTGGAATGGATAAAGCCTTATGAAGAAGAAGATCCGGGGCACCGGCATATATCGCACCTCTTTAGCCTGTATCCGGGTACTGGTATTAATGCGGCTACACCGGCATTATTTGCCGGCGCCCGCGCCACCCTGGCCTATCGTTTAGCCCACGGCGGCGGACATACCGGCTGGAGCCGCGCCTGGATCATTAATTTCTATGCCCGCCTGAAAGATGGGGAAAAAGTATTTGAAAATATACAGGCCCTCTTTCGGAAATCTATCTATACCAATTTATTTGATGACCACCCGCCCTTTCAGATAGATGGTAATTTCGGCAGTGCCGCCGGGATAACAGAAGCGTTGCTGCAAAGCGGCCGGGAAGGCATTGAATTACTGCCTGCACTGCCGGCAGCCTGGCAGGAGGGAGCTATAAAGGGTATCCGGGCGCGCGGGGGCTTTGAAGTAGATATTGCCTGGAAAAATAACCGGCTGACCCGGGCGGCCATCAGGTCCTTCACCGGGGAGCCGGTAACGGTCACGTATAAAGGAAAATCTGTGGTGGTGCAACCCGCCAAAGGGGCCGTAGTACAGGTGGCGCAGCAGCTGGGTATACAATAG
- the ilvA gene encoding threonine ammonia-lyase IlvA — protein MSPNITEVSSLNILDAAVKLKPVVIRTPLTYSATLSRRYHCDVFLKREDMQIVRSYKLRGAYNLISSLPAAVLQKGVTCASAGNHAQGFAYACKAMNIKGVVFMPIITPKQKVNQVSMFGGDHIEIRLVGDTFDDCAAEAQAFTITSGMTFIPPFDNTKIIEGQGTVAVEILEDQSGIDYLFVPVGGGGLAAGTGTYFRTYSPKTKVIGIEPEGAPSMSRALDSGGPVTLNEIERFVDGAAVKRVGTLNYEICREVLDKMHLVPEGKVCSTILKLYNEDAIVVEPAGALSIAALDDFADEIRGKKVVCVISGSNNDIDRMQEIKERSLLYEGLKHYFIVRFAQRPGALREFVNHILGPNDDITRFEYIQKHNKETGPALVGIELKFREDYDKLIENFRKYNFHYTELNKDDNLFGYLV, from the coding sequence ATGTCTCCCAATATAACAGAAGTCAGCTCCCTGAACATCCTGGATGCAGCTGTGAAACTGAAGCCGGTGGTGATACGCACCCCGCTTACCTATAGCGCTACGCTATCCCGGCGCTATCATTGTGATGTGTTCCTGAAACGGGAAGATATGCAGATTGTACGCTCCTATAAACTAAGGGGCGCCTATAACCTGATCAGCAGCCTGCCTGCAGCCGTATTACAGAAAGGCGTAACCTGCGCCAGTGCAGGTAACCATGCACAGGGCTTTGCCTATGCCTGTAAAGCCATGAATATTAAAGGCGTGGTATTTATGCCGATTATTACGCCTAAACAGAAAGTAAATCAGGTGAGTATGTTCGGCGGCGATCATATTGAAATCCGCCTTGTTGGAGATACATTCGATGACTGTGCTGCAGAAGCACAGGCATTTACCATCACAAGCGGGATGACTTTTATTCCACCGTTTGACAACACTAAAATTATTGAAGGGCAGGGAACCGTAGCGGTAGAAATACTGGAAGATCAGTCAGGTATTGATTACCTGTTTGTGCCGGTAGGTGGCGGTGGTCTCGCAGCCGGTACCGGTACCTATTTCAGAACTTACAGCCCTAAAACAAAAGTAATCGGCATCGAGCCGGAAGGCGCGCCTTCTATGTCGCGCGCACTGGACAGCGGCGGCCCTGTTACCCTGAACGAAATAGAACGGTTTGTAGATGGCGCAGCGGTAAAAAGAGTGGGCACCCTCAACTACGAAATATGCCGGGAAGTACTGGATAAAATGCATCTCGTACCGGAAGGGAAGGTGTGTTCCACGATCCTGAAATTATATAACGAAGATGCCATCGTTGTAGAGCCGGCCGGTGCTTTATCGATTGCGGCACTCGACGATTTTGCAGATGAAATCAGGGGAAAGAAAGTGGTGTGTGTGATCAGCGGCAGCAACAACGATATTGATCGCATGCAGGAGATCAAAGAACGGTCACTGCTATACGAAGGATTGAAACATTATTTCATTGTACGCTTTGCACAGCGGCCGGGTGCCCTGCGGGAATTCGTTAACCATATTCTGGGGCCCAACGACGATATCACCCGGTTTGAATATATTCAGAAACATAATAAAGAAACAGGTCCGGCACTGGTGGGAATAGAATTGAAATTCCGGGAAGATTATGATAAACTGATTGAGAATTTCCGCAAATACAATTTCCATTATACAGAACTGAATAAAGATGATAATCTCTTTGGTTACCTGGTATAA
- the ilvB gene encoding biosynthetic-type acetolactate synthase large subunit, translating into MQQKDVLPMKTEKADKPLTVKPVITGSEAVIRSLIAEGVDTIFGYPGGAIMPIYDALYDFQDQVHHILVRHEQGATHAAQGYARSSGKVGVAFATSGPGATNLVTGLADAYMDSTPMVCITGQVAAALLGTDAFQETDVIGITMPITKWNIQVTRPEEIPGAMAKAFYIARSGRPGPVLVDITKNAQFGEFEYEYKKCDYIRSYSPVPVLNEDAVLDAATLINNAKKPFILCGHGVLLAGAEKELAALAEKAQIPVASTLLGLSAVPVEHPLYVGMLGMHGNYGPNVLTGECDVLIAVGMRFDDRVTGDVSCYATKAKVIHIEIDAAEINKIIKADVAIHADAKTALQSLLQKVQPAAHTEWIAEFRDADKKEYDKVQHAELFPQEGELKMAEVIRRISEKTNGEAVLVTDVGQHQMVASRYYRFKNPNTNITSGGMGTMGFALPAAMGAKMGTPEKEVVAIIGDGCFQMTLQELGTIYQSQIGVKIVILNNNFLGMVRQWQQLFFDKRYSSTEMVNPDFVQIAKGFFIPGKKVTTRDDISAAIDEMLAHQGAYLLEVVVEKEDNVFPMVPAGAPVSAIRLE; encoded by the coding sequence ATGCAACAGAAGGATGTGTTACCGATGAAGACTGAAAAAGCTGACAAGCCATTAACGGTTAAACCTGTTATCACCGGCTCTGAAGCGGTCATCCGCTCTCTCATAGCAGAAGGCGTGGATACCATCTTTGGTTATCCTGGAGGTGCTATCATGCCTATTTATGATGCCTTGTATGACTTTCAGGATCAGGTACATCATATACTGGTAAGGCATGAACAAGGAGCTACCCATGCTGCACAGGGTTATGCCCGCAGTTCCGGCAAAGTAGGTGTGGCTTTTGCCACATCCGGACCCGGTGCTACCAACCTGGTAACAGGCCTGGCAGATGCTTACATGGACAGTACCCCGATGGTATGCATTACCGGCCAGGTGGCCGCAGCACTGTTAGGTACAGACGCTTTTCAGGAAACAGATGTTATCGGTATTACCATGCCGATCACCAAATGGAATATTCAGGTGACCCGCCCGGAAGAGATTCCCGGTGCCATGGCCAAAGCTTTTTATATTGCCCGTAGCGGCCGTCCCGGACCAGTATTGGTGGATATCACCAAAAATGCACAGTTCGGCGAGTTCGAATACGAGTATAAAAAATGTGATTACATCCGTAGTTACAGTCCTGTACCAGTGCTGAATGAAGACGCTGTATTGGATGCTGCTACGTTGATCAACAATGCAAAGAAACCTTTTATCCTGTGCGGGCATGGCGTACTGCTGGCCGGTGCAGAAAAAGAGCTGGCAGCACTGGCAGAAAAAGCACAGATACCGGTGGCTTCTACTTTGCTGGGATTATCCGCCGTACCGGTAGAACATCCGCTGTATGTAGGTATGCTGGGTATGCACGGCAATTACGGCCCGAATGTACTGACCGGCGAATGTGATGTACTCATCGCAGTAGGTATGCGTTTCGATGACCGCGTTACCGGTGATGTATCCTGTTATGCCACCAAGGCAAAAGTGATTCACATCGAAATTGATGCAGCTGAAATCAACAAGATCATCAAAGCAGATGTGGCGATACATGCAGATGCGAAAACAGCTTTGCAATCGCTGCTGCAAAAGGTACAACCTGCTGCGCATACAGAATGGATCGCGGAATTCAGAGACGCTGATAAAAAAGAATACGATAAAGTACAGCATGCGGAACTGTTTCCGCAGGAAGGTGAACTGAAAATGGCGGAAGTAATCCGTCGGATTTCAGAAAAAACCAACGGCGAAGCCGTGCTGGTAACAGACGTAGGGCAACACCAGATGGTAGCTTCCCGTTACTACCGCTTTAAAAATCCGAATACCAACATCACTTCCGGTGGTATGGGTACCATGGGATTTGCTTTGCCGGCAGCGATGGGCGCTAAAATGGGTACACCTGAAAAAGAAGTAGTCGCTATCATCGGCGATGGTTGCTTCCAGATGACATTGCAGGAACTTGGCACGATCTATCAATCACAGATAGGTGTGAAAATTGTTATCCTGAACAACAATTTCCTGGGCATGGTAAGACAATGGCAGCAGTTGTTTTTCGACAAACGCTATTCTTCCACAGAAATGGTCAACCCCGATTTTGTACAGATTGCCAAAGGATTTTTTATCCCTGGTAAAAAAGTCACAACACGGGACGATATATCCGCCGCTATTGATGAAATGCTGGCCCACCAGGGAGCATACCTGCTCGAAGTAGTCGTGGAAAAAGAAGACAACGTATTCCCCATGGTGCCGGCGGGCGCCCCTGTTTCCGCCATCAGGCTCGAGTAG
- a CDS encoding NAD(P)-dependent alcohol dehydrogenase, with product MIATKAYAAQNATTPLGPWNFERREVGPHDVQIDILYCGVCHSDLHQVRNEWKDSIYPMVPGHEIVGRVTKVGAHVTRFKVGDLAGIGCFVDSCRECDPCKAGEEQYCVPGNAGTYNSYEMDRKTLTYGGYSTDIVTDEKYTLKISDKLPLEGVAPLLCAGITTFSPLRHWKVGKGHKVAVLGLGGLGHMAVKLAASFGAEVTMLSTSPSKEADARRLGAHHFALINDKAKLKELRGRFDFIINTVSAPHEYSTFLNLLNLDGTMICLGAPPVPSAVPAFNLITGRRSIAGSLIGGIRETQEMLDYCAEHNIVSDVEVINIQDINDAYERMLKGDVKYRFVIDIASLKKS from the coding sequence ATGATTGCAACCAAGGCTTATGCAGCACAAAATGCCACCACTCCCCTGGGACCCTGGAATTTTGAAAGAAGGGAAGTAGGTCCGCATGATGTGCAAATAGACATTCTATACTGTGGGGTATGTCACTCCGATTTACATCAGGTAAGGAATGAATGGAAAGACTCTATCTACCCGATGGTACCCGGTCACGAAATTGTAGGCCGTGTCACCAAAGTAGGAGCGCATGTAACCCGTTTCAAGGTGGGCGACCTGGCTGGTATTGGTTGTTTTGTAGACTCCTGCCGGGAATGTGATCCCTGCAAAGCCGGAGAAGAACAATACTGTGTACCTGGTAACGCCGGCACTTACAACAGCTATGAAATGGATCGTAAGACACTGACCTATGGTGGTTATTCCACTGACATTGTCACCGACGAAAAATACACGCTGAAGATATCCGACAAATTGCCGCTGGAAGGGGTTGCGCCGCTGTTGTGTGCCGGTATTACTACTTTCTCTCCGCTGCGTCACTGGAAGGTAGGTAAAGGCCATAAAGTAGCCGTACTGGGACTGGGCGGACTGGGTCATATGGCCGTAAAACTGGCCGCCTCTTTTGGTGCAGAAGTAACGATGTTAAGTACGTCTCCTTCCAAGGAGGCCGATGCCAGAAGACTGGGGGCGCATCATTTTGCCCTGATCAACGACAAGGCGAAGCTGAAAGAATTGCGTGGCCGTTTCGACTTTATCATCAACACGGTTTCTGCTCCACACGAATACAGCACCTTCCTGAACCTGCTCAACCTGGATGGTACCATGATTTGCCTGGGGGCACCACCGGTGCCTTCTGCCGTACCTGCATTCAATCTCATTACAGGTCGCCGGAGTATTGCCGGTTCATTGATCGGCGGTATCCGTGAAACACAGGAAATGCTGGACTACTGCGCGGAGCACAACATTGTCAGCGATGTGGAAGTTATCAACATCCAGGATATTAACGACGCCTATGAACGCATGTTAAAAGGCGATGTGAAATACCGGTTTGTGATAGATATTGCCAGCCTGAAGAAAAGCTAG
- the ilvN gene encoding acetolactate synthase small subunit: MQKEYTVTVYTEDRIGITNRITIIFTRRGINITSLTTAETEIPGVFKFIITVMSTREQLDKVVGQIERLIEIHRAFVHEEEEVVYQELALYKISTRSLDTGDIERLIRDHQARILTITADYFVIEKTGHQQELIDFIKKLEPYGLIEYSKSGRVAIVKWSRRFHEHLKDLAAVEADNLISND; the protein is encoded by the coding sequence ATGCAAAAAGAATATACAGTAACGGTATATACGGAGGATCGTATTGGTATAACTAACCGTATTACGATCATTTTTACCAGAAGAGGTATCAATATCACCAGCTTAACTACTGCGGAAACAGAGATTCCCGGCGTATTTAAATTCATCATAACGGTGATGTCTACACGTGAACAACTGGATAAGGTAGTCGGACAGATTGAAAGGCTGATAGAAATACACCGTGCCTTTGTACATGAGGAAGAAGAAGTGGTATATCAGGAACTGGCACTGTACAAAATATCTACCCGGTCACTGGATACCGGAGATATTGAAAGACTGATCCGCGACCACCAGGCACGTATCCTGACGATTACGGCTGATTACTTTGTGATCGAAAAAACAGGCCATCAGCAGGAGCTGATCGACTTTATCAAAAAACTGGAACCATACGGGCTGATTGAATATTCCAAAAGTGGCCGTGTCGCGATTGTGAAATGGAGCCGTCGTTTCCATGAACACCTGAAAGATCTGGCTGCTGTGGAAGCAGATAACCTGATCAGCAACGACTGA
- a CDS encoding SDR family NAD(P)-dependent oxidoreductase, with the protein MESGLKGKVAIVTGGSKGIGEAIASALWQEGAAVVITARNAAEVEATAAKMREAGGKVLAVVADMTKETDLQQLVTATIQEFGRIDILVNNAGIIDTFGPVDTITVAQWRWIFEVNVFGVVALTNLVIPYMQQQGGGRIINISSENAEQPDPMMVHYNATKAALNNYSKTLSKAWGKDNILVNTVSPAFIKTPLVDDLLEGIAKEKQLTVAEAAKQFLKENRPNQVLGRPGLPEETAGIVVFLAGAQAGFITGGVFRVDGGSVGTV; encoded by the coding sequence ATGGAATCAGGATTAAAGGGAAAGGTAGCCATTGTAACCGGTGGCAGCAAAGGCATCGGTGAAGCGATTGCCTCCGCATTATGGCAGGAAGGGGCAGCCGTGGTGATAACGGCGCGTAATGCGGCAGAAGTGGAAGCAACGGCGGCGAAGATGCGGGAAGCAGGCGGAAAAGTATTGGCGGTAGTAGCAGACATGACAAAAGAAACAGACCTGCAACAGCTGGTAACGGCTACCATACAGGAGTTTGGTCGTATAGATATACTGGTGAACAACGCAGGCATCATCGATACCTTTGGGCCTGTGGATACCATTACGGTGGCACAGTGGCGCTGGATCTTTGAAGTGAATGTATTTGGCGTGGTGGCGCTGACAAACCTGGTCATTCCCTATATGCAACAACAGGGAGGCGGCAGAATCATCAACATCTCCTCAGAAAATGCGGAGCAGCCAGACCCGATGATGGTACATTACAACGCTACCAAAGCGGCGTTGAATAACTATAGTAAAACCTTATCCAAAGCCTGGGGCAAGGATAACATCCTGGTAAATACCGTATCACCGGCATTTATCAAAACACCGCTGGTAGATGATTTGCTGGAAGGAATAGCCAAAGAAAAGCAGCTCACCGTAGCGGAGGCGGCAAAGCAATTCCTGAAAGAAAACCGTCCGAATCAGGTATTGGGCCGGCCGGGATTACCGGAAGAAACCGCCGGAATCGTGGTGTTCCTGGCAGGCGCACAGGCTGGTTTTATCACCGGCGGCGTATTCAGGGTAGACGGAGGTTCAGTAGGAACGGTATAA
- a CDS encoding NAD(P)/FAD-dependent oxidoreductase, translating into MLSYWEQQSLLQYDYIIIGSGIVGLSTAISLKEREPRARVLVLEREVLPTGASSKNAGFACIGSLTEILADLQTMSTEEVLNLVAMRMAGLRLLRNRLGDDRIGYRENGSYELIGVHEEWALNELEAVNRTLGDLFDEQPAFSLANEKINTFGFAGKQVKALIRNHFEGELHTGKMLRTLIDKAIASGVEIKTGCPVTHIEDFHTVVNVVVPHQLLKEDIIFTCRKLLVCTNAFTRQLLPTEEVIPGRGQVLITAPVKDLRFKGIFHLEEGYYYFREVDGRVLLGGGRQLDFAGETSVDFVFNDRIQHELETLLRTLILPDQPFTIESRWTGIMAFGPTKKPIVRAYTDNIILGVRMGGMGVAIGSMIGEKLAVMATEA; encoded by the coding sequence ATGCTTAGCTACTGGGAACAACAAAGTCTATTACAATATGACTATATCATTATAGGAAGTGGTATCGTAGGATTATCCACAGCTATCAGCCTGAAAGAAAGAGAACCGCGTGCACGCGTGCTGGTATTGGAAAGAGAGGTGTTGCCTACCGGCGCCAGTTCCAAAAATGCCGGCTTTGCCTGCATCGGCAGCCTCACGGAAATACTGGCCGATCTGCAAACGATGTCGACAGAAGAAGTGTTGAACCTGGTAGCCATGCGTATGGCCGGGTTACGGTTGTTGCGGAATCGTTTGGGAGATGACCGGATCGGATATCGTGAAAATGGAAGCTATGAGCTGATAGGAGTGCACGAGGAATGGGCACTCAACGAGCTGGAGGCGGTGAACCGTACGCTGGGGGATCTCTTTGACGAACAGCCGGCATTTAGTTTGGCCAATGAAAAAATAAATACGTTCGGCTTTGCCGGCAAACAGGTAAAGGCCCTTATCCGCAACCATTTTGAAGGGGAGCTGCATACCGGAAAAATGTTACGCACCCTGATCGATAAAGCCATTGCCAGCGGAGTGGAAATCAAAACCGGTTGCCCGGTCACCCATATAGAAGATTTTCATACAGTCGTTAACGTGGTAGTACCTCATCAGCTGCTCAAAGAAGATATCATCTTCACCTGTCGTAAACTACTGGTATGTACCAACGCTTTTACCCGGCAGCTGCTGCCCACGGAAGAAGTGATACCGGGCAGGGGACAGGTGCTGATTACTGCTCCGGTGAAGGACTTACGGTTTAAAGGCATCTTTCATCTGGAAGAAGGGTATTACTATTTCCGGGAAGTGGATGGCCGCGTATTGCTGGGAGGCGGGCGTCAGCTGGACTTTGCCGGCGAAACGTCGGTAGATTTTGTCTTCAATGACCGCATCCAGCACGAATTGGAAACATTATTAAGGACCCTGATCCTGCCGGACCAGCCTTTTACCATCGAAAGCCGGTGGACAGGTATCATGGCGTTTGGTCCTACCAAAAAACCGATCGTACGTGCGTACACCGATAATATTATATTGGGTGTACGGATGGGAGGTATGGGCGTTGCCATTGGCTCCATGATCGGAGAGAAACTCGCCGTGATGGCTACTGAAGCATAA
- the ilvC gene encoding ketol-acid reductoisomerase produces the protein MATINFGGVLEEVVTREEFPMEKAREVLKNEVIAVIGYGVQGPGQALNLKDNGFNVIVGQRKNSKTWDKAVADGWVPGETLFDIEEAAAKGTIIQFLLSDAGQITLWPTLQKHLTPGKALYFSHGFGITYKEQTGIIPSADIDVILVAPKGSGTSLRRLFLAGQGLNSSFAIFQDATGRAKERAVALGIGVGSGYLFETDFKKEVFSDLTGERGSLMGCIQGIFAAQYETLRKNGHSPSEAFNETVEELTQSLMPLVAENGMDWMYANCSTTAQRGALDWWKKFRDATQPVFDELYNSVATGKEAARSIASNSTADYREKLNEELKELRESEMWQAGAAVRKLRPNA, from the coding sequence ATGGCAACCATCAATTTTGGAGGGGTACTCGAAGAAGTAGTAACCAGAGAAGAATTCCCTATGGAAAAAGCAAGGGAAGTGCTGAAAAACGAAGTGATTGCAGTAATCGGTTATGGCGTACAAGGTCCCGGACAGGCCTTAAACCTGAAAGACAATGGCTTTAACGTTATTGTTGGTCAGCGTAAAAATTCCAAAACCTGGGATAAAGCAGTCGCTGATGGCTGGGTTCCTGGAGAAACTTTATTTGACATTGAAGAAGCCGCTGCAAAAGGTACGATCATTCAGTTCCTGCTCTCCGATGCCGGACAGATCACCCTGTGGCCTACCCTGCAAAAACACCTCACTCCTGGTAAAGCCCTGTACTTCTCCCATGGATTTGGTATCACGTATAAAGAACAGACAGGCATTATTCCTTCAGCTGATATTGATGTGATTCTGGTAGCGCCAAAAGGTTCCGGTACTTCTTTACGTCGCCTCTTCCTGGCTGGTCAGGGTCTGAACTCCAGCTTTGCTATTTTCCAGGATGCTACCGGCCGTGCTAAAGAACGTGCAGTAGCGCTGGGTATCGGCGTAGGTTCCGGTTACCTCTTCGAAACAGATTTCAAAAAAGAAGTATTCTCCGATCTGACCGGCGAACGCGGCTCTCTGATGGGTTGTATCCAGGGTATATTCGCAGCACAATACGAAACACTGCGTAAGAATGGCCACTCTCCATCTGAAGCTTTCAACGAAACAGTAGAAGAACTCACACAGTCACTCATGCCACTGGTAGCAGAAAATGGTATGGACTGGATGTATGCTAACTGTTCTACTACTGCACAGCGTGGTGCACTCGACTGGTGGAAAAAATTCAGAGACGCTACACAACCGGTATTTGATGAACTGTACAACAGCGTAGCTACCGGTAAAGAAGCCGCGCGTTCTATTGCTTCCAACAGTACCGCTGATTACCGCGAGAAACTGAACGAAGAACTGAAAGAACTCCGCGAAAGCGAAATGTGGCAGGCTGGTGCGGCTGTACGTAAGCTGCGCCCTAATGCGTAA